In Meiothermus ruber DSM 1279, the following proteins share a genomic window:
- a CDS encoding HAD family hydrolase, whose amino-acid sequence MKLRALLFDLDGTLADTDRLHEQAWLEGLSRYGIQGDHHFYQTQISGGLNPEIVQRLLPQLSEAEGQRFIEQKEARFRELATTVQPLPGLRVLWNWAGERGLGRALVSNAPRGNALYLLERLGLVFDHIVLSEDLPAGKPDPLPYRMALQHLNLAPQEALAFEDSPSGVRSAVGAGLPTVALTTGHPPEALAQAGAFLCIPDYTDPRLWDWLRALG is encoded by the coding sequence GTGAAGCTGAGGGCCCTGCTCTTCGACCTTGACGGCACCCTGGCCGACACCGACCGCCTGCACGAGCAGGCCTGGCTCGAGGGCCTGTCCCGCTACGGCATCCAGGGCGACCACCACTTCTACCAGACCCAGATCAGCGGCGGCCTGAACCCCGAGATTGTACAGCGCCTGCTGCCCCAGCTTTCGGAGGCCGAAGGGCAGCGCTTTATCGAACAAAAGGAAGCCCGCTTTCGCGAACTGGCCACCACGGTACAGCCTTTGCCGGGCTTGAGGGTGCTGTGGAACTGGGCCGGCGAACGGGGGCTTGGGCGGGCGCTGGTTAGCAACGCTCCGCGGGGGAATGCCCTGTACCTGCTCGAGCGGCTGGGCCTGGTCTTCGACCACATCGTTCTGTCCGAAGACCTGCCCGCTGGCAAACCCGACCCGCTGCCCTACCGAATGGCCCTACAGCATCTAAACCTTGCCCCCCAGGAGGCCCTAGCCTTCGAGGACTCCCCCTCCGGGGTACGCTCGGCGGTGGGGGCCGGCCTTCCCACCGTGGCCCTCACCACCGGCCACCCACCCGAGGCCCTGGCCCAGGCGGGGGCTTTCTTGTGCATCCCCGACTACACCGACCCGCGCCTGTGGGACTGGCTGCGGGCGCTGGGCTAG
- a CDS encoding methyltransferase family protein, translated as MRLGERGEGYVVGQFALLGLLVLALWVTPSFSPPWLGGLGRGLAWVGLGVLLLAAWQLGRNLTALPKPRPGGYLVQQGLYRVVRHPIYCGVLLWALGSSLAHLNLWTLLLCGLLFVWLDRKASLEETWLQERFPGYSAYRQRVKKLIPWVY; from the coding sequence ATGCGCCTGGGCGAGCGGGGCGAGGGGTATGTGGTGGGGCAGTTTGCCCTGCTGGGCCTGCTGGTGCTGGCTTTGTGGGTTACGCCTTCCTTTAGCCCGCCCTGGCTGGGGGGGCTGGGGCGGGGGCTGGCCTGGGTGGGGCTGGGGGTGCTGCTGCTGGCGGCCTGGCAACTGGGCCGCAACCTGACCGCCCTGCCCAAACCCAGGCCGGGGGGCTACCTGGTACAGCAGGGGCTCTACCGGGTGGTGCGGCATCCCATCTACTGCGGGGTGCTGCTGTGGGCGCTGGGCAGCAGCCTGGCCCATCTGAACCTCTGGACGCTTCTGCTGTGTGGGCTGCTGTTTGTCTGGCTCGACCGCAAGGCCAGCCTCGAGGAAACCTGGCTTCAAGAGCGCTTCCCCGGGTACAGCGCCTATCGCCAACGGGTCAAAAAGCTGATTCCCTGGGTCTACTAG
- a CDS encoding outer membrane lipoprotein carrier protein LolA: protein MKKLLAIAFLSLGLAMAQSIAEITRQVQANMERSPWEATVTGKVQLPDGSTQEADFRLQVIPGKEQLARVEFKKPAALEGNFVVISDKEVWNYLFLTNQLIIQPRAKARIEGLGFNLTDLGDFEELTQRVTLRLLGEQNTPAGPAWRIGGAPKDASLGFASMEILVLKSDPRPLSITLRDSSNKVLADLNLTNFRRANLTPQTLRKRPADAEVLRRN from the coding sequence ATGAAAAAACTGCTAGCAATCGCCTTCTTATCCCTTGGGCTGGCTATGGCCCAGAGCATCGCCGAAATTACCCGCCAGGTGCAGGCCAACATGGAACGTTCGCCCTGGGAGGCCACCGTCACGGGCAAGGTGCAGCTACCCGACGGCAGCACCCAGGAGGCCGATTTCCGGCTCCAGGTGATTCCGGGCAAGGAGCAGCTCGCCCGGGTCGAGTTCAAAAAACCCGCCGCCCTCGAGGGCAACTTCGTGGTGATCTCGGATAAGGAAGTCTGGAACTACCTGTTCCTGACCAACCAGCTCATCATCCAGCCCCGCGCCAAAGCCCGCATCGAAGGCCTGGGCTTCAACCTGACCGACCTCGGCGACTTCGAGGAGCTCACCCAGCGGGTCACGCTGCGGCTTCTGGGCGAGCAAAACACCCCCGCCGGCCCGGCCTGGCGCATTGGCGGCGCCCCCAAGGACGCCTCGCTGGGCTTTGCCAGCATGGAAATTCTGGTGCTCAAGTCCGACCCCCGCCCCCTCTCCATCACCCTGCGCGACAGCAGCAACAAGGTGCTGGCTGACCTTAATCTCACCAACTTCCGCCGGGCCAACCTAACCCCCCAGACCCTGCGCAAGCGGCCCGCCGATGCCGAGGTGCTGCGGCGCAACTGA
- a CDS encoding ABC transporter permease produces the protein MSRILALAQKEFTQIRRDHVLSRLIVGLPIVMTLLFGYAINFTLSGIRLAVYDGSQDRISQYLLQELQKENRFTLTHIAQNPAEVPQAIQKNQARVGLVIPSGALQAVRQDKAVQLEVFVDGADPNFAFQAQAALRKVLGDVNSRLLAGKVLAGTATTPPLTPSLHTLYNPDNKTAWFTIPGIIGLIMTIFTVLLTALSIVRENEGRTMEALMASPIKPYEVVLGKVLPYFVIATLVSLVVLSIGHWVFGVPVRGSLLLLFGLIVLFVLGSLGVGVLISTLARTQIQAVFGTFAYILPTIFLSGFVFPVDGMPLLFRWLAAVIPARYLIDGTRGVMLRGAGLETLWVDLVALVIFSVAVLGLASLRFGKRLAA, from the coding sequence ATGAGCCGCATCCTGGCCCTGGCGCAAAAGGAGTTCACCCAGATCCGCCGCGATCACGTGCTGTCCCGGCTTATTGTGGGGCTGCCCATCGTCATGACCCTGCTGTTCGGCTACGCCATCAACTTCACCCTCTCGGGCATCCGCCTGGCCGTCTACGATGGCTCGCAGGATCGCATCAGCCAGTACCTGCTGCAAGAGCTGCAAAAGGAAAACCGCTTTACCCTCACCCACATCGCACAAAACCCGGCGGAGGTGCCGCAGGCCATCCAGAAAAACCAGGCCCGGGTCGGCCTGGTGATTCCTTCGGGCGCCCTGCAAGCCGTGCGGCAGGATAAAGCCGTACAGCTCGAGGTGTTTGTGGATGGCGCCGACCCCAACTTTGCCTTCCAGGCCCAGGCCGCCCTGCGCAAGGTGCTGGGAGACGTCAACAGCCGCCTGCTGGCCGGCAAGGTGCTGGCCGGAACCGCCACCACCCCGCCCCTCACCCCCAGCCTGCACACCCTCTACAACCCCGACAACAAAACCGCCTGGTTTACCATCCCGGGCATCATCGGCCTGATTATGACCATCTTTACGGTGCTCCTGACCGCGCTTTCGATCGTGCGCGAAAACGAGGGCCGCACCATGGAGGCCCTGATGGCCAGCCCCATCAAACCCTACGAGGTGGTGCTGGGCAAGGTGCTGCCCTATTTTGTGATCGCCACCCTGGTGAGCCTGGTGGTGCTCTCGATCGGGCACTGGGTGTTTGGCGTGCCGGTGCGTGGGAGCCTGCTGCTGCTCTTTGGGCTGATCGTGCTCTTCGTGCTGGGCTCGCTGGGGGTGGGGGTGCTGATCTCCACCCTGGCCCGCACCCAGATTCAGGCGGTGTTTGGCACTTTTGCCTACATCCTGCCCACCATCTTTCTTTCGGGGTTTGTGTTCCCCGTAGATGGCATGCCCCTGCTGTTCAGGTGGTTGGCAGCGGTGATTCCGGCCCGCTATCTGATTGATGGCACGCGGGGGGTAATGCTCCGGGGCGCGGGCCTCGAGACCCTCTGGGTAGACCTGGTGGCGCTCGTCATTTTCAGCGTGGCCGTGCTGGGTCTGGCCAGCCTGCGCTTTGGCAAACGGCTGGCGGCCTGA
- the ccmA gene encoding heme ABC exporter ATP-binding protein CcmA encodes MISVTQISRRFGPLVALNNVSLEVRPGEVFGLLGPNGAGKTTLIRILSGVLLPSAGQAQVAGLDVTRFPEQVKAAIGYATQEASVYRDLTVRENLEFRARLYLKAQAVPQAVETTLQRFGLQDFAHRLAGALSGGWRQRLALAQAVVHGPRVVFLDEPTTGLDPVSRRIIWDLIHQEAARGAVVLVTTHYMDEAERCHRLALLFGGQVVAQGTPHELEQLALQQARVAYCETDLPLQRIRALPGVLDAWPSGRGVRLILEQQASLSLPLQTVYPNLEDVFIILTRRQGGAA; translated from the coding sequence GTGATTAGCGTTACGCAGATCTCGAGGCGGTTTGGCCCTCTGGTGGCCCTTAACAATGTAAGCCTGGAGGTTCGCCCCGGCGAGGTGTTTGGCCTGCTGGGGCCCAACGGTGCGGGCAAAACCACCCTGATTCGCATCCTGAGCGGGGTTCTGCTGCCCAGCGCCGGCCAGGCCCAGGTGGCCGGACTGGATGTAACCCGCTTCCCCGAGCAGGTCAAGGCCGCCATCGGCTACGCCACCCAGGAGGCCAGCGTCTACCGCGACCTCACGGTGCGGGAAAACCTGGAGTTCCGCGCCCGGCTCTACCTGAAAGCGCAGGCTGTACCACAAGCCGTCGAAACCACCTTGCAGCGCTTTGGCTTGCAGGACTTTGCTCATCGGCTTGCCGGGGCCCTCTCCGGGGGCTGGCGGCAGCGGCTGGCCCTGGCCCAGGCGGTGGTGCACGGGCCCAGGGTGGTGTTTTTGGACGAGCCCACCACCGGCCTCGACCCGGTCTCGCGCCGCATCATCTGGGACTTGATTCACCAGGAAGCCGCTCGAGGGGCAGTGGTGCTGGTCACCACCCACTACATGGACGAGGCCGAGCGCTGCCACCGGCTGGCCCTGCTCTTTGGCGGTCAGGTGGTGGCCCAGGGCACCCCCCACGAGCTCGAGCAGCTCGCGCTGCAGCAAGCCAGGGTGGCCTACTGCGAGACCGACCTGCCCCTCCAGCGCATCCGGGCCCTGCCGGGGGTGCTGGACGCCTGGCCCAGCGGGCGCGGGGTGCGGCTGATTCTGGAGCAGCAGGCCTCCCTCAGCCTGCCCCTCCAGACCGTATACCCCAACCTCGAGGACGTCTTCATCATCCTGACCCGCCGTCAAGGGGGTGCCGCATGA
- a CDS encoding TetR/AcrR family transcriptional regulator, translated as MYLLSSFDEADSTRTALMRAGLELLAEKGYKGTTTREIAARAGVSEVTLFRQFGSKKALLQAAVQKLRPPVELILPRPSHGQMSASSLEDSLLHLAQGYAQMLEANQGLLVRLLPELARHPELRGETGPLGLQKAMSAVFEYFAELQKQGLLRADEAPSQVAVALLGPLFARGVLLGALALRPAFDLQAHVRGFLKGRQGD; from the coding sequence ATGTACTTACTTTCAAGTTTCGACGAGGCCGACTCCACCCGCACCGCCCTGATGCGCGCGGGGTTGGAGCTTCTAGCCGAGAAAGGCTACAAAGGCACCACCACCCGCGAAATCGCGGCCAGGGCCGGGGTCTCCGAGGTCACGCTGTTCAGGCAGTTTGGCAGCAAAAAAGCCCTGCTGCAAGCAGCGGTACAGAAGCTCCGCCCACCGGTAGAGCTGATCCTGCCCCGCCCATCCCACGGTCAGATGAGCGCGTCTTCGCTGGAAGACAGCCTGCTGCACCTGGCCCAGGGGTACGCGCAGATGCTCGAGGCCAACCAGGGGCTTCTGGTTCGGCTCCTGCCCGAGCTGGCCCGCCACCCCGAGCTGCGCGGTGAAACCGGGCCACTGGGTTTGCAAAAGGCCATGTCGGCGGTTTTTGAGTATTTTGCCGAGCTGCAAAAACAGGGCCTGTTGCGTGCTGATGAAGCCCCTTCTCAGGTGGCCGTCGCCTTGCTGGGGCCGCTTTTTGCCCGGGGGGTGCTTCTGGGGGCCCTGGCCCTCCGCCCGGCGTTCGATTTACAGGCCCATGTGCGGGGTTTTCTGAAAGGGAGGCAAGGTGATTAG
- a CDS encoding inorganic diphosphatase, whose translation MANLKNLPVGKKAPEIVHMVIEVPRGSSNKYEYDPDLEAVKLDRVLPTAQFYPGDYGFIPSTLAEDGDPLDGIILSTHPLLPGVVVDVRIVGMVDMQDEKGGDAKIIGVVAEDPRWDHIQDLSDVPTAYKQEIQNFFETYKALEAHKGKWVKVAGWKDKAGAVAEVKACIERFQQTKGH comes from the coding sequence ATGGCGAATCTCAAGAACCTACCGGTTGGGAAAAAAGCCCCTGAAATTGTCCACATGGTCATCGAAGTGCCGCGCGGCTCTTCCAACAAGTACGAGTACGACCCCGACCTCGAGGCCGTCAAACTTGACCGGGTGCTGCCCACCGCCCAGTTCTACCCCGGCGACTACGGCTTCATCCCCTCCACCCTGGCCGAGGACGGCGACCCCCTGGATGGCATCATCCTTTCCACCCACCCCCTCTTGCCGGGCGTGGTGGTGGATGTGCGGATTGTGGGCATGGTGGACATGCAAGACGAAAAAGGCGGCGACGCCAAGATCATCGGGGTGGTGGCCGAAGACCCCCGCTGGGATCACATCCAGGATCTGAGCGACGTGCCCACCGCCTACAAACAGGAGATCCAGAACTTCTTCGAGACCTACAAGGCCCTGGAAGCCCACAAGGGCAAGTGGGTCAAGGTGGCGGGCTGGAAGGACAAGGCCGGGGCGGTGGCCGAGGTCAAGGCCTGCATCGAGCGCTTCCAGCAGACCAAGGGCCACTAG
- the moaA gene encoding GTP 3',8-cyclase MoaA, giving the protein MKLTDQYGRIIKDLRLSVTPRCNLHCLYCHPLGWEQSEPPGTISVEDTRHFLRAMQLLGLESVRFTGGEPLVRKELPQMIAAASELGIPDIAITTNGLLFKRKARELLSAGLKRINLSMDAVTPEVFRSMTRGGQVEKVWEAIETAWELGMHPVKINAVMIRGMNEQEVIPLAALSLDKPLEVRFLEYMHLDNSNPELYHARFISGAETRARIEAHFGPLERVDHDPTAPARVYHIPGAVGTVGFINPVTEPFCSKCSRLRLTADKKIRPCLLTDLEMDIAWAFEAENPVEALVDAILLATDRKPAFGNTLPTLRERVMVGIGG; this is encoded by the coding sequence GTGAAACTAACCGACCAATACGGGCGCATCATCAAAGACCTGCGGCTTTCGGTCACGCCGCGCTGCAACCTGCACTGCCTGTACTGCCATCCGCTGGGCTGGGAACAGTCGGAACCCCCCGGCACCATCTCGGTCGAGGACACCCGCCACTTTTTGCGGGCCATGCAGCTACTGGGGCTGGAATCGGTGCGCTTTACCGGCGGCGAGCCGCTGGTGCGCAAAGAGCTGCCCCAGATGATTGCAGCAGCCAGCGAGCTGGGCATCCCCGACATCGCCATCACCACCAACGGCCTCCTGTTCAAGCGCAAGGCCAGGGAGCTTCTAAGCGCTGGGCTCAAACGGATTAACCTCTCGATGGACGCGGTGACCCCCGAGGTCTTCCGCAGCATGACCCGGGGTGGGCAGGTCGAGAAGGTCTGGGAGGCCATCGAAACCGCCTGGGAGCTGGGCATGCACCCGGTCAAAATCAACGCGGTGATGATCCGGGGCATGAATGAACAGGAGGTAATTCCGCTGGCCGCACTCTCGCTGGACAAACCCCTCGAGGTGCGCTTCCTGGAGTACATGCACCTCGACAACTCCAACCCCGAGCTCTACCACGCCCGCTTTATCAGCGGGGCCGAGACCCGCGCCAGAATCGAGGCCCACTTTGGCCCCCTCGAGCGCGTAGACCACGATCCCACCGCCCCCGCGCGGGTTTATCACATCCCCGGCGCGGTGGGTACGGTGGGCTTTATCAACCCGGTTACCGAGCCTTTTTGCTCCAAGTGCTCCCGCCTGCGCCTGACCGCCGACAAAAAAATCCGGCCCTGCTTGCTAACCGACCTGGAGATGGACATTGCCTGGGCCTTCGAGGCCGAGAACCCTGTTGAGGCCCTGGTAGACGCCATCCTGCTGGCCACCGACCGCAAACCGGCCTTCGGCAACACCCTGCCCACCCTGCGCGAGCGGGTGATGGTGGGCATTGGCGGCTAA
- a CDS encoding thiol-disulfide oxidoreductase DCC family protein: protein MKTVVLFDGVCNLCHRSVQFILRHDRAQRFVFASQQSEVGQQLLRQYGVPTEAALADSLVVIEGARVWLESDAALHILYRLGGVWRIAAVLRWAPKGLRDWVYRLIAKNRYRLFGRLERCMVPTPELKRRFLDAL from the coding sequence ATGAAGACGGTGGTGCTGTTCGATGGCGTTTGCAACCTTTGCCACCGCAGCGTGCAGTTCATTCTGCGCCACGACCGGGCCCAGCGCTTTGTGTTTGCCTCCCAGCAGTCCGAGGTTGGGCAGCAACTGCTTCGCCAATACGGTGTCCCGACCGAGGCGGCCCTGGCCGATAGCCTGGTGGTTATCGAGGGGGCGCGGGTCTGGCTGGAATCGGACGCCGCCCTGCACATCCTCTACCGGCTGGGGGGGGTGTGGCGCATAGCGGCTGTGCTGCGGTGGGCGCCCAAGGGGTTGCGGGACTGGGTTTATCGGTTGATCGCCAAAAACCGCTACCGTCTTTTTGGGCGGCTCGAGCGCTGTATGGTGCCAACCCCCGAACTCAAGAGGCGCTTTTTAGATGCTTTGTAA